The following are encoded together in the Bradyrhizobium genosp. L genome:
- a CDS encoding ABC transporter ATP-binding protein — translation MSEPLLRVSNLKKHFPVLGGLLSREVGQVYAVDGVSFSVNRGETLGLVGESGCGKSTTGRCVLRLIEPTSGEVVFDGQSVMGLGGGDLRAMRRNMQLVFQDPFASLNPRMTVGAILGEPFIIHGTVTSASEREDRVASLLIKVGLKAEHMRRYPHEFSGGQRQRIAIARALTLEPKLIVCDEPVSALDVSIQAQVINLLEDLQAELNLTYLFVAHDLSVVEHISDRVAVMYLGRIVELAKASDLYRNPQHPYTKALLSAVPVPDPKAKKLRVRLKGDVPSPMNPPNGCHFHTRCPVAEERCKQSAPELREGANGHFVACHLA, via the coding sequence ATGAGCGAACCGCTGCTGCGCGTCAGCAATCTGAAGAAGCATTTTCCGGTGCTCGGCGGCCTGCTGTCGCGCGAGGTCGGCCAGGTCTATGCGGTGGACGGTGTGTCGTTCTCGGTCAACCGCGGCGAGACGCTCGGGCTGGTCGGCGAATCCGGTTGCGGCAAGTCGACTACCGGCCGCTGCGTGCTGCGGCTGATCGAACCGACCTCCGGCGAGGTGGTGTTCGACGGACAAAGCGTCATGGGCCTCGGCGGCGGCGACCTGCGCGCCATGCGGCGCAACATGCAGCTCGTGTTCCAGGATCCGTTCGCCTCGCTGAACCCGCGCATGACGGTCGGGGCGATCCTCGGCGAGCCCTTCATCATCCACGGCACCGTGACTTCGGCGAGCGAGCGGGAGGACCGCGTCGCGAGCCTACTGATCAAGGTCGGGCTGAAGGCCGAGCACATGCGGCGCTACCCGCATGAGTTCTCCGGCGGCCAGCGCCAGCGCATCGCGATCGCGCGTGCGCTGACCCTGGAGCCGAAGCTGATCGTCTGCGATGAGCCGGTGTCGGCGCTTGACGTCTCGATCCAGGCCCAGGTGATCAATCTGCTCGAGGACCTGCAGGCCGAGCTGAACCTGACCTATCTGTTCGTCGCCCACGATCTCTCTGTTGTCGAGCACATCTCCGACCGCGTCGCGGTGATGTATCTCGGCCGCATCGTCGAGCTCGCCAAGGCCAGCGACCTCTACCGCAACCCGCAGCACCCCTACACCAAGGCCCTGCTGTCGGCCGTGCCGGTGCCGGACCCCAAGGCGAAGAAGCTGCGCGTCCGCCTCAAGGGCGACGTGCCGAGCCCGATGAATCCGCCGAATGGCTGCCACTTCCACACGCGATGCCCGGTGGCCGAGGAGCGCTGCAAGCAAAGCGCGCCGGAGCTGCGGGAGGGCGCCAACGGCCATTTCGTGGCGTGCCATCTGGCGTAG
- a CDS encoding ABC transporter ATP-binding protein — translation MMALLEIKGLKTHFSTDDGILQAVDGVDISINRGETLCVVGESGCGKTVTAMSILKLIAMPPGRIVSGEIIFEGRDLVPLTSDQLDDIRAKEIGFIFQEPMTSLNPVLTIGEQIAESLRRHEPVTKKQALERTIEMLKLVQIPNAEGRVHHYPHQFSGGMRQRVMIAMALACRPKLVIADEPTTALDVTIQAQILDLLQDMKERLGMAVMLITHAMGVVAETAQRVVVMYAGKVVEEAPVDDLFGDPRHPYTQGLIRSIPRIDLDAEHKTRLEAIGGSVPILINPPPGCRFAPRCKHAMPICTAQEPRLRAIAPGHRIACHLGEAS, via the coding sequence CTGATGGCGCTGCTCGAGATCAAGGGCCTGAAGACCCATTTCTCAACCGACGACGGCATCTTGCAGGCGGTCGACGGCGTCGACATCTCGATCAACCGCGGCGAGACGCTGTGCGTGGTCGGTGAATCCGGTTGCGGCAAGACCGTGACCGCGATGTCGATCCTGAAGCTGATCGCAATGCCGCCGGGCAGGATCGTCTCCGGCGAGATCATCTTCGAGGGCCGCGACCTGGTGCCACTGACGAGCGACCAGCTCGACGACATCAGGGCCAAGGAGATCGGCTTCATCTTCCAGGAGCCGATGACCTCGCTCAACCCGGTGCTGACGATCGGCGAGCAGATCGCCGAGAGCCTGCGCCGCCATGAGCCTGTGACCAAGAAGCAGGCGCTCGAGCGCACCATCGAAATGCTGAAGCTGGTGCAGATCCCCAACGCCGAAGGCCGCGTGCACCACTATCCGCACCAGTTCTCCGGCGGCATGCGCCAGCGCGTGATGATCGCGATGGCGCTGGCGTGCCGGCCCAAGCTCGTGATCGCGGATGAACCGACCACCGCGCTCGACGTCACCATCCAGGCCCAGATCCTCGACCTCTTGCAGGACATGAAAGAACGGTTGGGCATGGCGGTGATGCTGATCACCCACGCGATGGGCGTGGTTGCCGAGACCGCGCAGCGCGTCGTCGTGATGTATGCCGGCAAGGTGGTGGAAGAGGCGCCGGTCGACGATCTCTTCGGTGATCCGCGCCATCCCTACACCCAGGGGCTGATCCGCTCGATCCCGCGGATCGATCTCGACGCCGAGCACAAGACCCGGCTGGAGGCGATCGGCGGCTCGGTGCCGATCCTGATCAATCCGCCGCCCGGCTGTCGCTTCGCGCCGCGCTGCAAGCATGCCATGCCGATCTGCACCGCGCAGGAGCCGCGCCTGCGCGCGATCGCGCCCGGCCATCGCATCGCCTGCCATCTCGGAGAGGCGTCATGA
- a CDS encoding ABC transporter permease — MAGLTLASPSAERRGYSPWRETWRRYRRHKLAVVSAVLLLLLIAAVVIGPFIWRVAINDVDVVAGLQGPSLAHPFGTDDLGQDLLARMIYGGRISLAVGLAAMLVSVFVGTLIGALAGMSRGPLGYLLMWVTDLFLSLPQLPLLLLLIYLFRDGLKAVFGPEGGIFILIVLVIGGLRWMPVARLVRAQFLSLREKEFVEAARALGASPTRQVIRHILPNALGPVIIAGTIDVAAAIIAESTLSFLGLGFPPDTPTWGRILYDAKDFLDIGPHWALFPGGAIFIAVVAINFIGDGLRDALDARKVI; from the coding sequence ATGGCTGGCTTGACCCTCGCATCTCCTTCCGCTGAGCGGCGCGGCTATTCGCCGTGGCGGGAAACCTGGCGGCGCTACCGCCGGCACAAGCTTGCCGTGGTGAGCGCCGTGCTGCTGCTGCTGTTGATCGCGGCCGTCGTGATCGGCCCGTTCATCTGGCGCGTCGCCATCAACGACGTCGACGTCGTCGCCGGCCTGCAGGGGCCGTCACTGGCGCATCCGTTCGGCACCGACGATCTCGGCCAGGACCTGCTCGCCCGCATGATCTATGGCGGCCGCATCTCGCTCGCGGTCGGGCTCGCCGCGATGCTGGTCTCGGTGTTCGTCGGCACGCTGATCGGCGCGCTCGCCGGCATGTCGCGCGGGCCGCTCGGCTATCTCTTGATGTGGGTGACCGACCTGTTCCTGTCGCTGCCGCAACTGCCGCTGCTGCTGCTCTTGATCTATCTGTTCCGCGACGGGCTGAAGGCGGTTTTCGGCCCGGAGGGCGGCATCTTTATCCTGATCGTGCTGGTGATCGGCGGCCTGCGCTGGATGCCGGTGGCGCGGCTGGTGCGCGCCCAGTTCCTCTCGCTGCGCGAGAAGGAATTCGTCGAGGCGGCGCGGGCGCTCGGTGCGAGCCCGACGCGGCAAGTGATCCGCCACATCCTGCCCAACGCGCTCGGGCCTGTGATCATCGCCGGCACCATCGACGTCGCGGCTGCGATCATCGCGGAATCGACGCTGTCGTTCCTCGGCCTGGGCTTTCCGCCGGACACCCCGACCTGGGGCCGCATCCTCTATGACGCCAAGGACTTTCTCGACATCGGCCCGCACTGGGCGCTGTTTCCCGGCGGCGCGATCTTCATCGCCGTGGTCGCCATCAACTTCATCGGCGACGGGCTGCGCGACGCGCTCGACGCCCGCAAGGTGATCTGA
- a CDS encoding ABC transporter permease, with protein sequence MSQYILRRLMIAVPSLLGISLVLFVVLALAPGDPFSELATNPNVPPEVQAALRARFGLDDPIYLRYLHWLAAMAHGDWGFSFVSRMDVDTLILQRLPATLYVIGSAQLLALLIAIPVGVYAATRPYSLFDQLANTFAFIGFSLPTFFTGILFILIFSVKLDWLPFVYTDVPGGGIKWALEMIRQAIMPVMVLGLFQAASLTRFVRSAMLDVIRLDYVTTARAKGLGQAKVIVKHVMRNAMIPVVTLIALQMPAVFGGAIVTEQIFRIPGIGSLLISSILANDTPVIMAVTFVFACLVVLFNLIADILYGWLDPRISFR encoded by the coding sequence ATGAGTCAGTATATCCTGCGTCGCCTGATGATCGCGGTGCCGAGCCTGCTCGGCATCTCGCTCGTGCTGTTCGTCGTGCTGGCGCTGGCGCCGGGCGACCCCTTCTCCGAGCTCGCCACCAATCCGAACGTGCCGCCCGAAGTGCAGGCGGCGCTGCGCGCCAGATTCGGCCTCGACGACCCGATCTATCTTCGCTACCTGCACTGGCTTGCGGCGATGGCGCATGGCGACTGGGGCTTTTCCTTCGTCAGCCGGATGGATGTCGACACGCTGATCCTGCAACGCTTGCCGGCGACGCTCTACGTGATCGGATCTGCACAGTTGCTGGCGCTCCTGATTGCAATCCCGGTCGGCGTCTATGCCGCGACCCGCCCCTACTCGCTGTTCGACCAGCTCGCCAACACCTTCGCCTTCATCGGCTTCTCGCTGCCGACCTTCTTCACCGGCATCCTGTTCATCCTGATCTTCTCGGTGAAGCTGGACTGGCTGCCCTTCGTCTACACCGATGTCCCCGGAGGCGGCATCAAATGGGCGCTGGAGATGATCCGCCAGGCGATCATGCCGGTGATGGTGCTCGGCCTGTTCCAGGCGGCGTCGCTGACCCGCTTCGTGCGCTCGGCGATGCTCGATGTGATCAGGCTCGACTACGTCACCACCGCGCGCGCCAAGGGGCTCGGGCAGGCCAAGGTGATCGTCAAGCATGTGATGCGCAACGCCATGATCCCGGTCGTCACGCTGATCGCGTTGCAGATGCCTGCCGTATTCGGCGGCGCCATCGTCACCGAGCAGATCTTCCGGATCCCCGGCATCGGCTCGCTCCTGATCTCATCCATCCTCGCCAACGACACGCCGGTCATCATGGCAGTGACCTTCGTCTTCGCGTGCCTTGTCGTGTTGTTCAACCTGATCGCAGACATCCTCTATGGCTGGCTTGACCCTCGCATCTCCTTCCGCTGA
- a CDS encoding peptide ABC transporter substrate-binding protein: MFDTNLRTMIDDVKGGRIDRRAFIQRMIAVGLTAPMASQLLSLGGVAMAQSPSPYKPTKRGGGGPLKLLWWQGPTLLNPHFATGTKDQDGSRIFYEPLASWDLEGHLNPILAAEIPSLQNGGLAADAKSVVWKLKPGVKFHDGKPLTADDLIFNWEYATDPATAAVSIGSYSDVDAIEKVDDLTIRIRFKKPTPFWANAFIGAYGCIIPKHLFAEYKGSKSREAPNNLKPVGTGPYKFVEFKPGDQIRGEINPDYHMPNRPYFDTIELKGGGDAVSAARAIIQTGEYDYAWNMQVEDEVLLRLEKGGKGKTIYAVGGDIEFIAVNFTDPNTEVDGERSSMKTKHPILSDPRVRQALAMLVDRDSVKKAIYGRAGRTTANYLNGPEEFVSKNTKWEFNIEKAGALLDQAGWKAGGDGIREKDGKKLKLLYQTSINGPRQKTQAIVKQACQKAGIDVELKSVVASVFFSSDVANPDTYAHFYADIEMFQIPMAQPDPALQMRRYHSRYVATKENKWQGQNFPRWVNKDYDAAVDAAETEIDPLKRADLYIKCNDLMWQDNVMIPVMHRIKVGATSNTLRPVMSGWANDLDNLQDWCREA, translated from the coding sequence ATGTTCGACACCAACCTGCGAACAATGATCGATGACGTGAAGGGCGGGCGGATCGATCGCCGCGCCTTCATCCAGCGCATGATCGCCGTCGGCCTCACCGCGCCGATGGCGAGCCAGCTTCTCAGCCTCGGCGGCGTCGCGATGGCGCAAAGCCCGTCGCCCTACAAGCCGACCAAGCGCGGCGGCGGCGGTCCGCTGAAGCTGTTGTGGTGGCAGGGTCCGACGCTGCTCAACCCGCATTTCGCCACCGGCACCAAGGACCAGGACGGCTCGCGCATCTTCTACGAGCCGCTCGCGAGCTGGGATCTCGAGGGCCACCTCAACCCGATCCTCGCCGCCGAAATCCCATCGCTGCAGAACGGCGGGCTCGCCGCCGACGCCAAATCGGTGGTCTGGAAGCTCAAGCCGGGCGTCAAGTTTCACGACGGCAAGCCGCTCACCGCTGACGACCTGATCTTCAACTGGGAGTATGCGACCGATCCCGCCACCGCAGCCGTCAGCATCGGCTCCTACAGCGACGTCGACGCGATCGAGAAGGTCGACGATCTCACCATTCGCATCCGATTCAAGAAGCCGACGCCGTTCTGGGCCAACGCCTTTATCGGCGCCTATGGCTGCATCATCCCCAAGCACCTGTTCGCGGAGTACAAGGGCAGCAAATCGCGCGAGGCGCCGAACAATCTGAAGCCGGTCGGCACCGGACCCTACAAATTCGTCGAGTTCAAGCCCGGCGACCAGATCCGCGGCGAGATCAATCCCGACTACCACATGCCCAACCGGCCCTATTTCGACACGATCGAGCTGAAGGGCGGCGGCGACGCCGTCTCGGCGGCGCGCGCCATCATCCAGACCGGCGAATACGACTATGCCTGGAACATGCAGGTCGAGGACGAGGTGCTGCTGCGGCTCGAGAAGGGTGGCAAGGGCAAGACGATCTACGCCGTCGGCGGCGACATCGAGTTCATCGCCGTCAACTTCACCGATCCCAACACCGAGGTCGACGGCGAACGCTCGTCGATGAAGACCAAGCATCCGATCCTGTCCGATCCCCGCGTGCGCCAGGCGCTGGCGATGCTGGTCGATCGCGACTCCGTCAAGAAGGCGATCTACGGCCGCGCCGGCCGCACCACTGCGAACTATCTCAACGGCCCCGAGGAGTTCGTCTCGAAGAACACGAAATGGGAGTTCAACATCGAGAAGGCGGGCGCGCTGCTCGATCAAGCCGGATGGAAGGCCGGCGGTGACGGCATCCGCGAGAAGGACGGCAAGAAGCTGAAGCTCCTGTACCAGACCTCGATCAACGGGCCGCGGCAGAAGACCCAGGCGATCGTCAAGCAGGCCTGCCAGAAGGCCGGCATCGACGTCGAGCTGAAATCGGTGGTCGCCTCCGTGTTCTTCTCCTCCGATGTCGCCAATCCCGACACCTACGCCCACTTCTATGCCGACATCGAGATGTTCCAGATCCCGATGGCGCAGCCCGATCCCGCGCTGCAGATGCGCCGCTATCACTCGCGCTATGTCGCCACCAAGGAGAACAAGTGGCAGGGCCAGAACTTCCCGCGCTGGGTCAACAAGGATTACGACGCGGCGGTCGACGCCGCCGAGACCGAAATCGATCCGCTCAAGCGCGCGGATCTCTACATCAAGTGCAACGACCTGATGTGGCAGGATAACGTGATGATTCCGGTCATGCATCGCATCAAGGTGGGCGCGACCTCCAACACGCTGCGCCCGGTGATGAGCGGCTGGGCCAACGATCTCGACAATCTGCAGGACTGGTGCCGCGAGGCGTGA
- a CDS encoding M20 family metallopeptidase, translating to MDNRSDVWRGVDAIKPRFIELSDKVWATPEVCYTEARSSAEHLAELRHQGFRITENVAGIPTALMGEWGEGGPVIAFMGEYDALPGLSQEAGVAEHRPVETNGHGHGCGHNLLGSSALLAATAVKDWLATNKVPGRVRYYGCPAEEGGAAKAFMVRSGAFEDADIAITWHPHSFWEVAVTPSLANTRADFTFTGRTSHAAASPHLGRSALDAVELMNVGVNYMREHMPSDARVHYALLDTGGIAPNVVQAHARVRYSIRARDLPGMNELVERVHKIAQGAALMTETKVEMKIISAVSNILPNTPLEQELHGIMEELGPPHFDDADKDFAGKIRATLTDKDIASVYYAIGMEPTERPLADFLVPMDAKRNPLIGSTDVGDVSWVVPTVQVHAPTVAIGTPFHTWQVVAQGKTPAAHKAMVQAAKAMAGLGVRALLEPKLIEDAKADLTRRTARTPYVSPLPSNVAPPLTMSVM from the coding sequence ATGGACAACCGTAGTGACGTTTGGCGCGGCGTCGACGCGATCAAGCCGCGTTTCATCGAATTGAGCGACAAAGTGTGGGCGACGCCGGAGGTCTGCTACACCGAGGCGCGCTCGTCCGCCGAGCATCTGGCCGAACTGCGCCATCAGGGCTTTCGCATCACCGAGAACGTCGCCGGCATTCCGACCGCGCTGATGGGCGAATGGGGCGAAGGCGGGCCCGTGATCGCGTTCATGGGCGAATATGACGCACTGCCCGGCCTCAGCCAGGAAGCCGGTGTCGCCGAGCATCGTCCCGTGGAGACCAACGGCCATGGCCATGGCTGCGGCCACAATCTGCTCGGCTCCTCCGCGCTGCTCGCCGCGACCGCGGTCAAGGACTGGCTCGCCACCAACAAGGTGCCGGGCCGCGTGCGCTACTACGGCTGCCCCGCGGAGGAAGGCGGCGCAGCGAAGGCGTTCATGGTGCGCTCCGGCGCGTTCGAGGATGCCGACATCGCCATCACCTGGCATCCGCACAGCTTCTGGGAAGTGGCGGTGACGCCGTCGCTCGCCAACACCCGCGCCGATTTCACCTTCACCGGGCGCACCTCGCATGCCGCGGCCTCGCCGCATCTCGGCCGCAGCGCGCTCGACGCGGTGGAATTGATGAATGTCGGCGTCAACTACATGCGCGAGCACATGCCGAGCGACGCCCGGGTGCATTACGCGTTGCTCGACACCGGCGGCATTGCGCCGAACGTGGTGCAGGCCCATGCCCGGGTGCGCTACTCGATCCGCGCCCGCGACCTGCCCGGCATGAACGAACTGGTCGAGCGCGTGCACAAGATCGCACAGGGTGCTGCGCTGATGACCGAGACCAAGGTCGAGATGAAGATCATCTCCGCGGTCTCCAACATCCTGCCCAATACGCCGCTGGAGCAGGAGCTGCACGGCATCATGGAAGAGCTCGGCCCGCCGCATTTCGACGATGCCGACAAGGATTTCGCCGGCAAGATCCGCGCGACCTTGACCGACAAGGACATCGCCTCGGTCTATTACGCGATCGGCATGGAGCCGACCGAGCGGCCGCTCGCCGATTTCCTGGTGCCGATGGACGCAAAGCGCAACCCTTTGATCGGCTCGACCGATGTCGGCGACGTCTCCTGGGTGGTGCCGACCGTGCAGGTCCATGCCCCGACGGTTGCAATCGGCACCCCGTTCCACACCTGGCAGGTGGTGGCGCAGGGCAAGACCCCGGCCGCGCACAAGGCGATGGTACAGGCCGCCAAGGCGATGGCCGGCCTCGGCGTACGGGCGCTGCTGGAGCCCAAGCTGATCGAAGACGCCAAGGCCGACCTGACCAGGCGGACGGCCCGCACCCCCTATGTCAGCCCGCTGCCATCAAATGTTGCACCGCCGTTGACCATGTCGGTGATGTAG
- a CDS encoding mandelate racemase/muconate lactonizing enzyme family protein, with amino-acid sequence MAILKDFAVGFYRIPLPVVLSDSTHGEITAFELITIRARDADGAEGIGYTYTVGRNGGAVANILAREITEVAHGMEAEDTEQLWHKVWWALHYGGRGGPTVLALSALDIALWDLKARRASLPLWRLLGGFDRRVPCYAGGIDLDLPLDGLLKQTDDNLAKGFRAIKMKVGRPSLASDVARVKAMRGHLGDEFPLMADANMKWTVEEAIRAARALQPFDLTWLEEPTIPDDVAGHARILQAGGVPIAAGENLRSLWEFKPYIAGNALSYAEPDVTNCGGVTSFMKIARLAEAFNIPVTSHGAHDVTVHLLAACPNRSYLEAHGFGLDRYIENPLVLDQGMAIAPDRPGHGIAFDWNGLERLSAR; translated from the coding sequence ATGGCCATCCTCAAGGATTTTGCAGTGGGCTTCTACAGGATCCCGCTGCCGGTCGTGCTCAGCGACAGCACCCATGGCGAGATCACGGCATTCGAGCTGATCACGATCCGCGCCCGCGATGCCGACGGTGCCGAGGGCATCGGCTACACCTACACCGTCGGCCGCAATGGCGGCGCGGTCGCCAACATCCTCGCCCGCGAAATCACCGAGGTCGCACACGGGATGGAGGCCGAGGACACCGAGCAGCTCTGGCACAAAGTGTGGTGGGCGCTGCATTATGGCGGTCGCGGCGGCCCGACGGTGCTGGCGCTCTCCGCGCTCGACATCGCGCTGTGGGATCTCAAGGCGCGGCGGGCGTCGCTGCCGCTGTGGCGCCTGCTCGGCGGATTCGACCGGCGCGTGCCCTGCTATGCCGGCGGCATCGATCTCGACCTGCCACTGGACGGCTTGCTCAAGCAGACTGACGACAATCTCGCGAAAGGCTTTCGCGCCATCAAGATGAAGGTCGGCCGGCCCAGCCTTGCATCCGATGTGGCGCGCGTGAAGGCGATGCGCGGCCATCTCGGCGATGAGTTTCCGCTGATGGCCGACGCCAACATGAAATGGACCGTCGAGGAGGCGATCCGCGCCGCGCGCGCCCTGCAGCCGTTCGACCTGACCTGGCTGGAAGAGCCGACCATTCCCGACGACGTCGCAGGGCATGCGCGCATCCTGCAGGCCGGCGGCGTGCCGATCGCAGCCGGCGAGAATCTGCGCAGCCTGTGGGAGTTCAAGCCCTATATCGCAGGCAACGCGCTGTCCTATGCCGAACCCGACGTCACCAATTGCGGCGGCGTGACCAGCTTCATGAAGATCGCCCGCCTTGCGGAAGCCTTCAACATCCCGGTGACCAGCCACGGCGCGCACGACGTCACCGTGCATCTGCTGGCCGCTTGCCCGAACCGCTCCTATCTCGAAGCGCACGGCTTCGGCCTCGACCGTTACATCGAGAACCCGCTGGTGCTGGATCAGGGCATGGCGATCGCGCCGGACCGCCCGGGCCACGGCATCGCCTTCGACTGGAACGGGCTGGAGCGGCTCAGCGCGCGTTGA
- a CDS encoding FMN-dependent NADH-azoreductase, translating to MPKLLHVACSPRADSESAAAARVFLDQFHKARPDWDIDELNLWRESLPEFTGDVLEAKYARIGGRAFNNAQRDAFAVAERLALRLSLADRVLISTPMWNFSIPYKLKQWLDLIIQPGLTFRFDPATGYLPLLKDRPTIVILASGSDFVTGMNRGRIDMATPYLREALRFIGISNVSFVPIGPTTGPAEPIRAARDAAHRRLAEMAARF from the coding sequence GTGCCAAAGCTGCTCCACGTCGCCTGCTCGCCCCGCGCCGACTCGGAGTCGGCGGCGGCGGCACGCGTCTTTCTCGATCAGTTCCACAAGGCGCGGCCTGATTGGGATATCGATGAGCTGAACCTCTGGCGCGAGTCCTTGCCCGAATTCACGGGCGACGTGCTGGAGGCCAAATATGCCCGCATCGGCGGACGCGCTTTCAACAACGCACAGCGCGATGCGTTTGCGGTCGCCGAACGCCTCGCGCTGCGGCTGTCGCTGGCCGATCGGGTGCTGATCTCGACGCCGATGTGGAATTTCTCGATTCCCTACAAGCTCAAGCAATGGCTCGACCTCATCATCCAGCCGGGACTGACCTTCCGCTTCGATCCCGCGACCGGCTACCTGCCGCTGCTCAAGGATCGTCCGACGATCGTGATCCTCGCCAGCGGCAGCGATTTCGTCACCGGCATGAACCGCGGCCGCATCGACATGGCGACGCCCTACCTGCGCGAGGCACTGCGCTTCATCGGCATCAGCAACGTCAGCTTCGTGCCGATCGGCCCGACTACCGGCCCCGCCGAGCCGATCCGCGCCGCCCGTGACGCCGCGCATCGCAGGCTCGCGGAGATGGCGGCGAGATTCTGA
- a CDS encoding isochorismatase family protein, with protein sequence MTHVTLRSEFEALIDPYAPVGQVGTGFEFTEGPIWHPLDHFLLFSDMPGDVRRRWDARRGVVEVKRPSNKCNGMTYDAELNLIVCEHTTSSLIRERPDGRREVLASHFDNQELNSPNDVCVHSSGAIYFSDPWYGRMPVYGVERPRQLGFQGVYRVPPGGGAPQLLVDRYLFEQPNGLCFSPDERTLYVNDTVQALIRAFDVLGDGSLANPRVFASGIRSELEPGLPDGMKCDQRGNVWVTAPGGVWVYSQDGNLLGKLRLPELVANLAWGGADFRTLYLTATHSVYAIPTKVGPRHEPYMSGRRGGAGATASTTSPSASAPNLATGEMRIDPQRCAMIIQDMQNDVIMDGGAFAESGAPAHARQQHVVENVRRVAEAARARGVAIIHVWFVVEPGAPGVTLNAPLFEGLVDSKAMVRGSWGAAPVSGLEPRPGDFVVEKMRMSAWEGTRLETILKATGRDMIINTGAWTNMSVEHTARTGADKGYFMIVPEDCCSTMNADWHNAAINFALQNVSVVTNADAVIKALG encoded by the coding sequence ATGACGCATGTCACGCTGCGCAGCGAGTTCGAGGCCCTGATCGATCCCTATGCGCCGGTCGGCCAGGTCGGTACGGGATTCGAATTCACGGAGGGGCCGATCTGGCACCCGCTCGATCATTTCCTGCTGTTCTCGGACATGCCGGGCGATGTGCGCAGGAGGTGGGATGCGCGGCGCGGCGTGGTCGAGGTCAAGCGCCCGTCGAACAAATGCAACGGCATGACCTATGATGCCGAGCTCAATCTGATCGTCTGCGAGCATACGACGTCGTCGCTGATTCGCGAGCGGCCCGATGGTCGGCGTGAAGTGCTGGCCTCGCATTTCGACAACCAGGAGCTCAACAGCCCGAACGACGTCTGCGTTCATTCCTCCGGCGCGATCTATTTCAGCGATCCCTGGTACGGCCGCATGCCGGTTTATGGCGTCGAGCGGCCGCGTCAGCTCGGTTTCCAGGGTGTCTATCGCGTGCCGCCAGGTGGCGGAGCGCCGCAGCTTCTGGTCGACCGTTATTTGTTCGAGCAGCCGAACGGGCTGTGTTTCTCGCCGGACGAGCGCACTCTCTATGTCAACGACACCGTGCAGGCGCTGATCCGCGCCTTCGATGTCCTGGGCGACGGTTCGCTCGCCAATCCCCGCGTGTTCGCCTCCGGCATCCGCTCCGAGCTCGAGCCCGGCCTTCCCGATGGCATGAAGTGCGACCAGCGCGGCAATGTCTGGGTCACCGCGCCCGGCGGCGTCTGGGTCTATTCGCAAGATGGCAATCTGCTCGGCAAGTTGCGACTGCCGGAGCTCGTCGCCAACCTCGCCTGGGGCGGCGCTGATTTTCGCACGCTCTATCTGACCGCGACGCATTCTGTCTATGCGATCCCGACCAAGGTCGGGCCGCGGCATGAGCCCTATATGAGCGGCAGACGCGGCGGCGCGGGTGCGACGGCCTCGACGACGTCGCCGTCCGCTTCCGCACCGAACCTTGCCACCGGCGAGATGCGGATCGATCCACAGCGCTGCGCGATGATCATCCAGGACATGCAGAACGACGTCATCATGGACGGCGGCGCGTTCGCCGAGTCCGGCGCGCCCGCGCATGCGCGCCAGCAGCATGTGGTCGAGAATGTCCGCCGCGTAGCCGAGGCGGCGCGCGCCCGTGGCGTCGCCATCATCCATGTCTGGTTCGTGGTCGAGCCGGGCGCGCCCGGCGTCACCTTGAACGCGCCGCTGTTCGAAGGGCTGGTCGACAGCAAGGCGATGGTGCGTGGCAGTTGGGGCGCGGCGCCGGTGTCGGGGCTCGAGCCGCGGCCGGGCGATTTCGTGGTCGAGAAGATGCGGATGAGCGCGTGGGAAGGCACAAGACTCGAAACGATCCTCAAAGCCACCGGCCGCGACATGATCATCAACACCGGCGCCTGGACCAACATGTCGGTCGAGCACACCGCACGCACCGGCGCCGACAAGGGCTATTTCATGATCGTGCCGGAGGATTGCTGCTCGACCATGAACGCCGACTGGCACAACGCCGCGATCAACTTCGCTCTGCAAAACGTCTCCGTCGTCACCAACGCCGATGCCGTGATCAAGGCGCTCGGCTGA